A region of Thiobacter sp. AK1 DNA encodes the following proteins:
- the smc gene encoding chromosome segregation protein SMC translates to MRLTHIKLAGFKSFVDPTTIHVPGQLIGIVGPNGCGKSNVIDAVRWVLGESSAKHLRGESMQDVLFNGSGGRKPVSRASVELVFDNSLGRAHGQWSAYAEISVKRVLDRNGDSNYYINNIHVRRRDVTDMFLGTGLGARAYAIIEQGMISRVVEAKPEELRVFLEEAAGVSIYKERRRETELRLRDTRENLLRVDDIRQELAGQLEKLAAQAEVARQYHTLNDQLTASQHMLWFLRKQEAQGQWERMAREVERLVNELEAETARLREAEARLEEARTAHYQASDRLHEVQAQVYAANSEVARIEQQLAHQRDNHARMTQQRAALMERLAQSRARQEAAEAELADWREKLIAAREAVAEAEAAVVQEKAALPVARAAFEAAQQRHLELQKNLTDVEQGRRVEETHYAHAEKTLEQLYGRMSRLEDERSRLEVPDSARLARLRSEVEAASRVLEEARRGYAEMHQRQPELERSLREAQGRVQESVRALAALEARRQALEQMQAAADQDEKLAAWLGRHGLSHLARLWQKLDIANGWDVALEGVLRERVHALVVDDVARAGAWLADLPPAAVVLTEIGSTATPEARADFTPLLQYVRWKGEGGGCLVDWLAGVYAVADCAQALALRDRLAPGEAIVCQAGHVITRNSLSFHGEQSPLHGVLLRQREIEQLAQAIASQRARQGELEQWVEQAEAALASHKTELAARQTEISRMQQAVHQLQLEVQKLTQLEAQAHQRSQAIEDELGEVRAAIEREQAQKLASAEALRELRLRMEELLEHLQDAKHARDEAEEALNRQRNRLGEVERAAQEAVFGERSCAAKVAELENLVRLSREEEERLAAELARLDKELVELDEAPLRTALDAALKARQQAEALQAGARDALAQAAQALQAVEQERAEVERRLGPLRDRLEQARLKEQEARLSNEQAQAQLQEAQADLQTLAAQVKKGVRADHLAREIVRLKQDIEALGAVNLAALEELEAASARKTYLDAQAADLAQAVETLETAIARIDRETRERLQQTYDTVNRYFKELFPSIFRGGHAELILTGDNLLDAGVQIVAQPPGKRNNSLHLLSGGEKALTALALVFSLFRLNPAPFCLLDEVDAPLDDANTLRYCELVKRMSEHTQFLFVTHNKITMEMAQQLIGVTMPEPGVSRVVAVDVDDAMKMQEKAVA, encoded by the coding sequence GTGCGACTGACCCACATCAAGCTGGCGGGCTTCAAGTCCTTCGTCGATCCCACCACTATCCACGTTCCCGGGCAGCTCATCGGCATCGTCGGTCCCAATGGCTGCGGCAAATCCAATGTCATCGATGCGGTGCGCTGGGTGCTGGGAGAATCCTCGGCCAAGCATCTGCGCGGCGAGTCCATGCAGGACGTGCTGTTCAACGGTTCCGGTGGCCGCAAGCCGGTCTCGCGCGCCAGTGTCGAGCTGGTGTTCGACAATAGCCTAGGGCGTGCCCATGGCCAGTGGTCGGCCTATGCCGAGATTTCCGTCAAGCGCGTGCTCGACCGCAACGGCGACTCCAACTATTACATCAACAACATCCACGTGCGCCGGCGCGACGTGACCGACATGTTCCTCGGCACCGGCCTGGGGGCGCGTGCTTACGCCATCATCGAGCAGGGCATGATATCGCGCGTGGTGGAAGCCAAGCCCGAGGAATTGCGTGTGTTCCTAGAGGAAGCGGCAGGGGTGTCCATCTACAAGGAACGCCGGCGCGAAACCGAACTGCGCCTGCGGGATACGCGCGAGAACCTGCTGCGGGTGGATGACATCCGCCAGGAACTCGCCGGCCAGCTGGAGAAACTCGCGGCCCAGGCCGAGGTGGCGCGCCAGTACCACACGCTGAACGACCAATTGACCGCCTCCCAGCACATGCTGTGGTTCCTGCGCAAGCAGGAGGCGCAGGGCCAGTGGGAGCGAATGGCGCGCGAAGTGGAACGGCTGGTAAACGAACTGGAGGCAGAGACCGCGCGCCTGCGTGAAGCCGAGGCGCGACTGGAAGAAGCGCGTACCGCCCATTACCAGGCCAGCGATCGCTTGCACGAGGTGCAGGCCCAGGTCTATGCGGCCAACAGCGAGGTGGCCCGGATCGAACAGCAGCTGGCGCACCAGCGCGACAACCATGCCCGCATGACGCAACAACGCGCGGCACTCATGGAACGACTGGCACAAAGCCGGGCGCGGCAGGAAGCGGCCGAAGCGGAACTCGCCGACTGGCGGGAGAAACTGATCGCCGCACGCGAGGCGGTGGCCGAGGCCGAAGCGGCCGTGGTGCAAGAAAAAGCAGCGCTGCCTGTAGCCCGCGCGGCCTTCGAAGCGGCGCAACAGCGACATCTTGAGCTGCAGAAGAACCTCACCGATGTGGAGCAGGGTCGGCGCGTGGAGGAGACCCATTACGCCCACGCGGAAAAGACCCTGGAACAGCTCTACGGACGCATGAGCCGCCTGGAAGACGAGCGCAGCCGACTCGAGGTGCCGGATTCCGCGCGTCTTGCGCGCCTGCGTAGCGAGGTGGAAGCCGCTTCCCGTGTCCTCGAAGAAGCGCGCCGGGGGTATGCCGAGATGCACCAGCGCCAGCCGGAGCTGGAGCGCAGCCTGCGTGAAGCCCAGGGACGGGTGCAGGAGAGCGTGCGTGCGCTCGCCGCGCTGGAGGCGCGTCGACAGGCCCTGGAGCAGATGCAGGCCGCCGCCGACCAGGATGAAAAGCTGGCCGCGTGGCTGGGCCGTCACGGTCTCAGCCATCTAGCCCGGTTATGGCAAAAGCTGGACATTGCCAACGGCTGGGACGTGGCCTTGGAGGGTGTGCTGCGGGAGCGGGTCCATGCGCTGGTGGTGGACGATGTGGCGCGCGCCGGCGCATGGCTTGCCGATCTGCCCCCAGCGGCGGTGGTCCTGACGGAAATCGGCAGCACCGCCACGCCTGAGGCGCGCGCTGATTTCACGCCCCTTCTCCAGTACGTACGCTGGAAGGGCGAAGGCGGCGGCTGTCTGGTGGACTGGCTGGCCGGCGTGTATGCCGTGGCCGATTGCGCCCAGGCGCTCGCCCTGCGGGATCGGCTCGCGCCGGGCGAAGCCATCGTCTGCCAGGCGGGCCACGTGATTACCCGCAACAGCCTGAGCTTTCATGGCGAGCAATCGCCCTTGCACGGGGTGCTGCTGCGACAGCGCGAGATCGAGCAACTCGCCCAGGCGATCGCGAGCCAGCGGGCACGCCAGGGCGAACTGGAACAGTGGGTCGAACAGGCGGAGGCCGCCCTCGCGAGCCACAAGACCGAGCTGGCCGCACGGCAGACTGAAATCAGTCGCATGCAGCAGGCGGTGCACCAACTCCAGCTGGAGGTGCAGAAACTCACCCAGCTGGAAGCGCAGGCCCACCAGCGTTCCCAGGCCATCGAGGATGAACTTGGGGAAGTGCGTGCCGCCATCGAGCGGGAGCAGGCACAGAAATTGGCGAGTGCCGAGGCACTGCGGGAACTGCGCCTGCGCATGGAGGAGCTGCTGGAGCATCTGCAAGACGCCAAGCACGCCCGCGACGAAGCCGAGGAGGCGCTCAACCGCCAGCGCAATCGGCTGGGCGAAGTGGAGCGCGCGGCGCAGGAAGCGGTATTCGGCGAGCGCAGCTGCGCAGCCAAGGTGGCGGAGCTAGAAAACCTGGTGCGGCTCTCTCGCGAAGAGGAGGAACGGCTGGCGGCGGAACTGGCACGTCTCGACAAGGAGCTTGTCGAACTCGACGAAGCGCCTTTGCGCACCGCCCTGGATGCGGCCCTAAAAGCACGCCAGCAGGCGGAAGCGCTACAGGCCGGCGCACGCGATGCCCTGGCCCAGGCGGCCCAGGCACTGCAGGCGGTGGAGCAGGAGCGGGCGGAGGTCGAGCGGCGACTCGGTCCCCTGCGCGACCGGCTGGAGCAGGCGCGGCTCAAGGAACAGGAGGCGCGTCTGAGCAATGAGCAGGCGCAAGCCCAACTCCAGGAGGCGCAGGCGGATCTGCAAACCCTGGCCGCGCAGGTTAAGAAGGGCGTGCGGGCCGATCATCTCGCGCGGGAAATCGTCCGGCTCAAACAAGACATCGAAGCGTTGGGTGCGGTCAACCTCGCCGCGCTGGAGGAACTCGAGGCGGCCAGCGCGCGCAAGACCTATCTCGACGCCCAGGCCGCCGATCTCGCCCAGGCGGTGGAGACCTTGGAAACCGCGATCGCACGCATCGACCGAGAAACCCGCGAGCGGCTACAGCAAACCTATGACACGGTGAACCGCTATTTCAAGGAGCTGTTCCCCTCCATCTTCCGCGGCGGGCATGCCGAACTCATCCTCACCGGCGACAACCTGCTGGATGCGGGGGTGCAAATCGTGGCCCAGCCGCCGGGCAAACGCAACAACAGCCTGCATCTGCTCTCGGGCGGGGAGAAGGCCCTGACGGCGCTGGCTTTGGTGTTCTCTCTGTTCCGCCTCAATCCGGCGCCCTTCTGTCTGCTGGACGAGGTGGACGCGCCGCTGGATGATGCCAATACTCTGCGCTACTGCGAACTGGTCAAACGCATGTCGGAGCACACCCAGTTCCTTTTCGTGACCCACAACAAGATCACCATGGAAATGGCCCAACAGCTCATTGGCGTCACCATGCCGGAGCCCGGCGTGTCGCGCGTGGTGGCGGTGGACGTGGATGATGCGATGAAGATGCAGGAAAAGGCCGTGGCCTAA
- the ligA gene encoding NAD-dependent DNA ligase LigA: MTAPREIAERIRKLREEIARHDYLYYVRNAPEIPDAEYDRLFRELQELEARYPELVTPDSPTQRVGGAPASEFREVKHRVPMLSLNNAFTDEDVANFDRRVREALSQTRVEYNCEPKFDGLAISLVYARGVLTTAATRGDGSTGEDVTANVRTIPAIPLRLHATHPPTLLEVRGEVLMLKEDFQALNAEQRRKGEKEFANPRNAAAGSLRQLDPKITASRKLTFFAYALGAVEGARLPGTQSAVLDWLAELHFPVTTDRRVVEGLEGLLGYYREMGRRRANLPFEIDGVVYKVNDLRAQDELGFVARAPRWAIAHKYPPEEEITQILDIEVQVGRTGALTPVARLKPVQVGGVTVTNATLHNEDEIRRKDIHIGDYVIVRRAGDVIPEVVSVVKERRPADVRPFQMPKQCPVCGSRVVRLEGEAIARCSGGLYCPAQRKQALLHFASRRAMDIEGLGEKLVDQLVDKGLVKTPADLYRLDLPTLAALERMGEKSAQNLLDAIEKSKHTTLERFIYALGIRNVGEATARDLARHFGALDPLMHASVKELIKVPEVGPVVAESIVQFFAEPHNRQVIADLRRLGVCWEEGRAKRRAAVAGVAGKTFVLTGTLPNWTREEAKEKIEAAGGKVTGSVSTKTDYVVVGANPGSKLARAEELGVPLLDEDGLKALLGET; this comes from the coding sequence ATGACCGCCCCGCGCGAGATCGCCGAACGGATCCGGAAGCTGCGGGAAGAGATCGCGCGGCACGATTACCTCTATTACGTGCGCAATGCGCCGGAGATTCCGGACGCCGAATACGACCGCCTCTTCCGCGAGCTGCAGGAACTGGAGGCGCGCTATCCTGAACTGGTGACGCCGGATTCGCCTACCCAGCGGGTAGGGGGCGCGCCGGCGTCAGAATTTCGCGAAGTGAAGCATCGGGTGCCGATGCTTTCCCTCAACAACGCCTTCACGGACGAGGACGTGGCGAATTTCGACCGCCGCGTGCGCGAGGCACTCTCCCAAACACGGGTGGAATACAACTGCGAGCCCAAATTCGATGGGCTGGCCATCAGCCTGGTCTATGCGCGTGGCGTACTGACCACGGCAGCCACGCGCGGCGACGGGAGCACCGGCGAAGACGTCACTGCCAACGTGCGCACCATTCCCGCCATTCCCCTGCGCTTGCACGCCACACATCCGCCGACATTATTGGAAGTGCGTGGCGAGGTGCTCATGCTCAAAGAAGACTTCCAAGCGCTCAATGCTGAGCAGCGACGCAAGGGCGAGAAAGAATTCGCCAATCCACGCAATGCGGCAGCCGGCTCCCTGCGTCAGCTCGATCCCAAGATCACCGCCTCGCGCAAGCTCACCTTCTTTGCCTATGCTCTGGGTGCGGTGGAAGGTGCGCGTCTGCCCGGCACCCAGAGCGCAGTGCTGGACTGGCTCGCGGAATTGCATTTCCCGGTCACCACCGACAGGCGTGTGGTCGAGGGTCTAGAAGGGCTGTTGGGTTACTACCGGGAAATGGGCCGGCGGCGGGCGAATCTTCCCTTCGAGATCGACGGCGTGGTGTACAAAGTCAATGACTTGCGCGCGCAGGACGAACTTGGGTTCGTGGCGCGCGCCCCGCGCTGGGCCATCGCTCATAAGTATCCACCGGAAGAAGAGATCACCCAGATCCTGGACATCGAGGTACAGGTGGGGCGTACCGGCGCGCTTACGCCAGTGGCGCGCCTGAAGCCGGTGCAGGTGGGGGGCGTCACGGTGACCAATGCCACCCTGCATAACGAGGACGAAATCCGGCGCAAAGACATCCACATTGGCGACTACGTGATCGTGCGCCGCGCCGGCGATGTCATCCCGGAAGTGGTGAGCGTGGTCAAGGAACGGCGGCCTGCAGACGTGCGCCCCTTCCAGATGCCGAAGCAGTGCCCGGTGTGTGGCTCAAGGGTGGTGCGGCTGGAGGGCGAAGCCATCGCCCGTTGTTCCGGCGGTCTTTACTGTCCCGCTCAACGCAAGCAGGCGTTGCTGCACTTCGCCAGCCGTCGAGCCATGGACATCGAGGGCCTGGGCGAGAAACTGGTGGATCAATTGGTGGACAAGGGCCTGGTGAAAACCCCGGCAGATCTCTACCGGCTCGACTTGCCTACCCTGGCCGCACTGGAACGCATGGGCGAGAAATCCGCGCAAAACTTGCTCGATGCCATCGAAAAGAGCAAGCACACCACCCTGGAGCGCTTCATCTATGCCCTAGGGATCCGCAACGTGGGAGAAGCCACGGCGCGCGACCTGGCCCGTCATTTCGGGGCGCTGGACCCGCTGATGCATGCCAGCGTTAAGGAACTCATAAAGGTGCCGGAGGTTGGGCCGGTGGTGGCGGAGAGCATCGTGCAGTTCTTCGCCGAGCCCCACAACCGGCAGGTGATCGCCGATCTGCGCCGCCTGGGCGTGTGCTGGGAGGAGGGGCGCGCGAAGCGGCGCGCCGCCGTGGCGGGTGTGGCCGGCAAGACCTTCGTGCTCACCGGCACGCTGCCGAACTGGACGCGGGAGGAGGCCAAGGAAAAAATCGAAGCCGCCGGCGGTAAGGTCACCGGTAGCGTGTCGACGAAGACCGACTACGTGGTGGTGGGGGCCAACCCGGGCAGCAAACTGGCTCGGGCCGAAGAGCTGGGGGTTCCCCTATTGGACGAAGACGGGCTCAAGGCTCTGCTCGGCGAAACATAA
- the queF gene encoding preQ(1) synthase, translated as MPSQPSKSLETFDNPYPDRDYHIHMEIPEFTCLCPKTGQPDFATLFLDYIPDHKCVELKSLKLYIWSYRNEGAFHEAVTNRILDDLVTATQPRFMRLTAKFYVRGGIFTNVVAEYHRPGWQPRPLVELTAFPPQSNMRG; from the coding sequence ATGCCGAGCCAGCCTTCCAAGTCCCTGGAAACCTTCGATAATCCCTATCCCGACCGGGACTACCACATCCACATGGAGATTCCGGAATTCACCTGCCTGTGTCCCAAGACCGGGCAGCCGGATTTCGCCACCCTCTTTCTCGATTACATTCCGGACCACAAATGCGTCGAGCTCAAAAGTCTCAAGCTCTACATCTGGTCTTACCGTAACGAGGGCGCGTTCCACGAGGCCGTCACCAACCGCATCTTGGATGACTTGGTGACGGCCACTCAGCCCCGTTTCATGCGGCTGACGGCCAAGTTCTACGTGCGCGGGGGAATTTTCACCAATGTGGTGGCGGAATACCATCGGCCCGGCTGGCAGCCACGGCCGCTGGTGGAACTCACCGCCTTCCCACCCCAGTCCAACATGCGCGGCTGA
- a CDS encoding S-methyl-5'-thioinosine phosphorylase — MLAIIGGTGLTQLANLEITHRQVIRTPYGEPSGALTFGRIKNEEVIFLARHGYGHTIAPHEVNYRANMWALHSRGVKDVVSVASVGGIHPDLTPGRIVVPDQIIDYTWGRKSTYREGNETPVTHLDFTHPYCEDMRQLCMRAAEAAGESYVAGGVYACTQGPRLETKAEIDRLERDGATMVGMTGMPEAILAKELGLCYAHLGVVANYAAGRGASAQGIRLTDVESVLKGAMQRVRTILEHLVSLHSS; from the coding sequence ATGCTTGCGATCATCGGCGGCACCGGCCTTACCCAGCTCGCGAACTTGGAAATCACCCATCGCCAGGTCATTCGCACACCCTACGGCGAGCCTTCCGGCGCGCTCACCTTCGGCCGCATCAAAAACGAGGAGGTGATCTTTTTGGCCCGCCACGGCTATGGACACACCATCGCGCCCCACGAGGTCAATTACCGAGCCAACATGTGGGCCCTACACTCGCGGGGCGTGAAAGACGTGGTGTCTGTCGCCTCGGTGGGTGGTATCCACCCGGATCTGACACCCGGGCGCATCGTCGTTCCGGACCAGATCATCGACTACACGTGGGGGCGCAAGAGCACTTACCGGGAAGGCAACGAAACGCCGGTGACGCACCTGGACTTCACGCATCCTTACTGCGAAGACATGCGCCAGCTTTGCATGCGAGCGGCCGAGGCCGCAGGAGAAAGCTACGTGGCAGGCGGCGTTTATGCCTGCACCCAGGGGCCGCGGCTCGAAACCAAAGCCGAGATCGATCGCCTGGAGCGGGACGGAGCCACCATGGTGGGCATGACCGGCATGCCGGAAGCCATCCTGGCCAAGGAACTGGGCCTGTGTTATGCCCACTTGGGCGTGGTGGCGAACTACGCCGCGGGGCGGGGGGCGAGCGCACAAGGCATTCGTCTCACCGACGTGGAATCCGTGCTCAAGGGTGCCATGCAGCGTGTGCGCACCATCCTGGAGCACCTGGTGAGTCTGCATAGCAGCTGA
- the galU gene encoding UTP--glucose-1-phosphate uridylyltransferase GalU: MQKKLSKAVYPVAGMGTRFLPATKASPKEMLPVVDKPLIQYAVEEAIAAGLSEMVFVTGRSKRAIEDHFDKNYELEAELAARGKHEVLAALRAMLPPAVSCVYTRQSEALGLGHAVLCAQPVVDGEPFAVILADDLIDARPPVLAQMVALYERHQCSILGVQQVERAHTRFYGIVDAHAMSDRLWRVKGIVEKPCPEEAPSTLAVVGRYILTPRVFDLLRQVAPGAGGEIQLTDAIAALLAEEPVLAYEFTGTRYDCGSKLGYLKATIDYALKHPDVGAAFRDYLLSLKCRLPQ; the protein is encoded by the coding sequence ATGCAAAAGAAACTCAGCAAGGCGGTCTATCCCGTGGCGGGCATGGGCACACGGTTTCTGCCGGCCACCAAGGCCAGTCCCAAGGAAATGCTGCCGGTGGTGGACAAGCCCTTGATCCAGTACGCGGTGGAGGAGGCCATCGCCGCGGGACTGAGCGAAATGGTGTTCGTCACTGGGCGCAGCAAGCGTGCCATCGAGGACCATTTCGACAAGAACTACGAACTCGAGGCGGAGCTTGCCGCGCGCGGCAAGCACGAGGTCCTAGCAGCATTGCGCGCCATGCTTCCCCCTGCGGTGAGCTGCGTCTATACCCGGCAGTCGGAGGCGCTGGGACTCGGGCATGCGGTGCTGTGCGCCCAGCCGGTGGTGGATGGGGAACCCTTCGCCGTCATCCTTGCCGATGACTTGATCGACGCTCGCCCACCGGTACTGGCCCAGATGGTGGCGCTCTACGAGCGTCACCAATGCTCGATTCTCGGCGTGCAACAAGTGGAGCGCGCCCACACCCGCTTTTATGGCATCGTCGATGCCCACGCCATGAGCGATCGCTTGTGGCGGGTGAAGGGCATCGTCGAGAAGCCGTGCCCCGAAGAGGCCCCCTCCACCCTCGCCGTGGTGGGTCGTTACATCCTCACGCCGCGCGTGTTCGACCTGCTGCGCCAGGTGGCGCCTGGGGCGGGGGGCGAGATCCAGCTCACCGATGCCATTGCCGCGCTGCTGGCGGAAGAGCCTGTCCTGGCGTATGAATTCACGGGCACCCGCTACGACTGCGGCAGCAAACTGGGGTACCTCAAGGCCACCATAGACTATGCTTTGAAACATCCGGACGTGGGCGCGGCATTCCGCGACTATTTGCTCTCCCTGAAGTGCCGACTGCCTCAGTGA
- a CDS encoding hypoxanthine-guanine phosphoribosyltransferase, with protein sequence MLSTEQAWALLAQAELVYSREQVAAAIARVAEEITARLGSRHPVLLSVMGGAVVFTGQLLPLLRFPLEFDYVHASRYGRGTQGQELIWKVLPSESVKGRVVLVLDDILDEGRTLAAILDKLRELGAAEVYTAVLTEKETGRPKPIEADFVGLKLPNRFVFGCGMDVHGAWRNLPEIYALKQN encoded by the coding sequence GTGCTGAGTACGGAACAAGCCTGGGCGCTGCTCGCGCAGGCAGAACTGGTCTATTCCCGTGAGCAGGTGGCTGCCGCCATTGCGCGCGTGGCGGAGGAGATCACCGCCCGTTTGGGCAGTCGCCATCCCGTGCTGCTGTCGGTAATGGGTGGCGCGGTGGTATTCACCGGTCAGCTTTTGCCTCTGCTGCGCTTTCCCCTGGAGTTTGACTACGTGCACGCCAGCCGCTATGGCCGCGGCACCCAGGGACAGGAATTGATCTGGAAGGTGTTGCCCAGCGAGAGCGTGAAAGGACGAGTGGTCTTGGTGTTGGACGACATTCTGGACGAAGGGCGTACTCTGGCCGCGATTCTGGACAAGCTCCGCGAGCTGGGCGCAGCCGAGGTGTACACCGCGGTTCTCACCGAGAAGGAAACGGGACGCCCCAAACCCATCGAGGCCGACTTCGTCGGCCTGAAACTGCCAAACCGCTTCGTGTTCGGCTGTGGCATGGATGTCCATGGCGCTTGGCGCAACCTGCCCGAAATCTATGCGCTGAAGCAGAACTGA
- a CDS encoding DsrE family protein → MADKLMIVMVNTDPRNPAELGAPFFQATVAAAMEYDVEIILTAGAGELAKRGVAERIQIKEGSGKTVYDFMRDAHEAGVRFKVCTPTLELWGEDLIPEIEETVGGAYLIQRAMDDDTVTFTY, encoded by the coding sequence ATGGCCGACAAACTGATGATCGTGATGGTCAATACCGATCCGCGTAATCCGGCGGAGCTGGGCGCGCCATTCTTCCAAGCCACGGTCGCCGCGGCCATGGAATACGACGTGGAAATCATCCTCACCGCCGGCGCGGGCGAATTGGCCAAGCGCGGCGTGGCCGAGCGTATCCAGATCAAGGAAGGCAGCGGTAAAACCGTGTATGACTTCATGCGCGATGCCCACGAAGCCGGCGTGCGCTTCAAGGTGTGTACGCCCACCCTGGAATTGTGGGGCGAGGACCTCATTCCCGAAATCGAGGAAACCGTGGGCGGTGCCTACCTCATCCAGCGCGCCATGGACGATGACACCGTGACCTTCACCTACTGA
- a CDS encoding cell division protein ZipA C-terminal FtsZ-binding domain-containing protein: MNDLQLSLLALGALVILGVVAYNAWQERRFRKLAQERFQAQRDDVLFGATRLGKTPSQTRIEPTVSPALAPGEPEVLREPAHPPATPPADAEWPPEVDRAIACVARLELAEPQVGQTVKAALATDMPWDKPCTWYGRTPGGEWMAVAEARESAEFAVVVGALQLADRAGAVTAETVDRFLHQAQEAAARLMAVAQLPEKAATLEAARALDEFCADVDVLVGVNVVAVGQASFPGTQLRALAEAAGLRLSADGTFQYRDEQNNVLYALANQEPAPFEAATLRQFSTHGVTLLFDVPRVAGGLKVFDQMMQFARHLADTLHGTLVDDNLRPLSDEGVAKIRQQLLALYAKMDARGIPAGSAQALRLFS; encoded by the coding sequence ATGAACGATCTGCAACTGAGTCTGCTGGCCTTGGGGGCCCTGGTGATCCTCGGGGTGGTGGCCTACAACGCCTGGCAGGAGCGCCGTTTCCGCAAGCTCGCCCAGGAGCGTTTCCAGGCCCAGCGTGATGACGTGCTGTTTGGCGCTACCCGATTAGGCAAGACCCCCAGCCAGACGCGCATCGAGCCCACGGTGTCTCCGGCGCTTGCGCCAGGGGAACCCGAGGTGCTGCGCGAACCGGCGCATCCCCCTGCCACGCCCCCGGCCGACGCGGAGTGGCCGCCAGAAGTGGACCGCGCCATCGCCTGCGTGGCGCGCCTGGAATTGGCCGAGCCCCAGGTGGGCCAAACGGTGAAGGCGGCGCTCGCCACCGATATGCCCTGGGACAAGCCCTGTACCTGGTATGGCCGCACGCCCGGAGGTGAATGGATGGCAGTGGCCGAGGCGCGCGAGTCGGCAGAGTTTGCCGTAGTCGTGGGCGCGCTGCAGCTTGCCGACCGCGCCGGCGCGGTGACGGCTGAGACCGTGGATCGTTTCCTGCACCAGGCACAGGAGGCCGCCGCCCGTCTCATGGCCGTGGCCCAGCTGCCGGAGAAAGCCGCCACGCTGGAAGCGGCCCGTGCCCTGGATGAATTCTGCGCCGACGTGGACGTGTTGGTGGGCGTAAACGTGGTGGCGGTGGGACAGGCGAGTTTCCCCGGTACCCAACTGCGGGCGCTGGCGGAGGCCGCCGGCCTGCGGCTTTCCGCCGACGGCACCTTCCAGTACCGGGATGAGCAGAACAACGTTCTCTACGCTTTGGCCAACCAGGAACCTGCTCCCTTCGAGGCGGCGACCCTGCGCCAATTTTCCACCCATGGGGTGACCTTGCTGTTCGATGTGCCCCGCGTCGCGGGCGGGCTCAAGGTGTTCGACCAGATGATGCAGTTCGCCCGCCACCTCGCCGACACGCTGCACGGAACCCTGGTGGACGACAACCTGCGTCCCTTGAGCGACGAGGGCGTGGCCAAGATTCGTCAGCAATTGTTAGCCCTTTACGCCAAGATGGATGCGCGCGGCATTCCCGCTGGCAGTGCCCAGGCCCTGCGCCTGTTTTCCTGA